The genomic window CGGAATTTACAATAAGAGACGGTGCCACCTTATCAACCGCCTGATGATGGGCGGTATTTACATTCATCGTATCTTTTCCGGCGATTCTTGCAAGCAGGGTATTTTTTGTTATCTTGATAATATGTCCAGCCTCATCACGAGGATTTTTCTGTTCATGCTCTAAAGCTCCTTTCACGCTGTCGGGTATATGCTGAATCAGTGTGCCGCCTAGCACCACATTTAGTAGCTGCTCACCACCACAAATGCCCAGAACTGGCATTTTCCGCTCAATCGCCCCTCTGGTTATAGCGAACTCAAATTTCGTCCGGTTATCCTTAGTAACTACCGTGTCATGCACATTACTTTGTCCGTAAAGCTCAGGAGATACGTCAAACGCCCCACCAGTTATAATAAGTCCATCAATAAGCTCCAGATATTGCTCAACCTTATCAACATCATGTGGCAATGGTAGAGCGAGAGCGCCTAAATCACTAACCGCTGTGCAATAATTCTCCCGAATAGCGTACCAAGGCTTCTTTGAGTATGTGGGTTTTTCCTCATAATCCAGCGTAATTCCGATTTTTAGAACTCGTTCTTTTCTAGGAAAGTCTTTGTTTTTACTCATAACATACCATTTCTTAAGCTTTTCTTGGCGGTTTATTAACCCATACATGTTTTCATGTACAAGTAAAACCAGATTTTTGTCCTGAATTTTAACTTTATACTTATTTTATATAATCATTTTATGAAAAAAGTCGTAAAAACTATGTCACTTGCCACTTTAGCTGGCACTTTTTTCGGCTTTGCGCTGATTATCGGCGCGATAATACACGGTACTGACAATTATTTATCTTTTCTAAGCACCGAAGGTTTCTTAATCGTAGTTGGTGGCACCATAGCGAATGCCTTTATGAGCTATCACGCAAACTCCGTAATCCTAGCCTTTCAGGCAATATGGCACATGATAAAAAAACCTAAAGCCACTCGTGAAGGTCTTAACTCAGAGATAATGCTGCTAATAAAATGGGCGTATTTAGTGCAATCCAAAGGTTTCGCCGGACTGGAAGGAGAGCTTGGAAACAAAATAAAAGAACCTTTATTGCGCTATGGCATTGACCTCGTAATCACTGGCTATACTCCCGATCAAATAAGGCAGATGATGAATACAATAGTGGAATCAGAGTTTGAGCGCAGCATATCACCGGTAATTGTGCTTAAAAATATGGCATCCACCGCTCCTGCTTTTGGAATGGTCGGAACATTGGTAGGTATGGTAATAATGCTGCAAAATATTCAAGGCGACATGACCCGTATCGGACTCGGCCTATCGGTAGCTCTTCTTGCCACATTATATGGTATTATAGTAGCTAGGCTTTTATGCCTGCCCGCCGCTGATAAACTCATGCAAAAAGAAGAGGTAATGCGCTTCCGTAACTATATGATGACCGAAGGTTTGGTACTACTTGCCGAGAAACAAAATCCACGCTTCATGCAGGATAAGCTGAATAGTTTCCTTGATCCTGAAAAACATTTTAATCTTGATGATTATTTAAGCGGCAAAAAATCGGATAGTAAATAAGGTAGATTAAAATGATACCTCCGAAGAAAAAACTAGAAGAAGAGAATGTTGATTCATGGCTGATGAGTTACGCCGATATGGTCACTCTATTAATGTCATTTTTTGTTATATTTGTCTCAGTTTCCGAACCAAAGAAAGAACGTATATCAATGTTAAGCAGCGGCATGGGCGGAAAATTTGGCACTGTTGAGATTGCGACCCCATTTGATGGAGTAATAAAATCCATACAAGGAATAATAGAAAAGAACCAATCATTCCGTGACATAAGTGTAGAAAATAGCGATAAAACGGTGGAAATGGAAATATCAAACTCCGCCTTCTTCAAACCATCAACCGCTGATATAGAAGAAAGCAAAATCCCTCTACTTGAGGAAATCGTAAAATCACTAAAATCAGTGGATTTCATCAATTACAATATAATAATAGAAGGTCATACTAGTAACGAACAGCCAAAAAGTGGTCTATACGCTACTAACTGGGAGCTTTCTGGCGCGCGCGCGGCACGGCTAGTACGTTTTTTTATTGAAAACGGTATAGAACCAAAAACAATAAGAGCCGTAGGCCTTGCCGATACTAAACCGAAAGTAAATAATAAGGACATAAACGGCAATCCGATACCGCAAAATCAAGAAAAAAATGAGCGGATGCTCATCAAACTGGAAAGATTGTAGTAACTTGCGGTAAGAATTCACAAGTCACTATCAAAACTCCGCTATACGAATCATATTTGGCTTAGTGAGCACTGACTCAAGAGCTTCTATATCACTAATAGCTTTTATCATAGAGGATTCCATAGTCTCGTGAGTAGTAAGAACAAGCTGCACCGGCTCATCATCCTCATGTGAATGCTGTATGAATGAGCGTAGTGATATTTCATGCTTTTCAAAAATACTAGTTATATCAGCGAGCACCCCTATCTTATCATTTACCTCTAGGCGCAAATAATAAGAACCACGCAATGTATCAATACCGACAAAGTTACCGGATTCAAGTTTGTCATACGGCAAAATAAAAGGCTTATAGCTAACTCCACGCGCAATATCAATAATATCAGCGACCACCGCTGAAGCCGTAGACTCCGCGCCAGCGCCTTTTCCTTCTAAAAATATTTGCCCGACAAAATCACCATCTACTAATATAGCGTTATAAGCGCCACGTACCGAAGCGAGCATAGAATCCTTCGCTATCATACATGGATGCACTCTCTGACGCACGCCCTCGCTGGTATTAATTGAAATTCCCAACAACTTAATTACATAACCAAGCTCATCAGCGAATATCATGTCACGCTGCGATATATGAGAAATTCCTTCTATGTAAATATCATCCATAGACGGCGCGTAACCATAAGCAAGGCTGGTAAGAATCGCCGCTTTGTGAGCGGCGTCAATCCCACCAATGTCAAAAGTCGGATCAGCCTCCGCATAACCAAGTTCCTGCGCTTCCTTTAACACTTCAGCGAAATCTCTACCACTTTCCCGCATGTTAGTGAGTATATAGTTTGACGTTCCGTTAAGTATCCCAACAACTCTAGAAAATCTATTAGCGGACAAACCATCACGCATTGTCTTAATTATCGGAGTACCACCAGCGACCGCCGCCTCAAACGCTAGCATAGCGTTATTGTGCTCGGCGATTTTCGCAAGCCGCGATCCATGATGAGCGACTAACGCCTTATTCGCAGTTACCACCGATTTACCATTACTAAGCGCTGACTCAATCAAATCACGCGCTACTCCCTCAGATCCACCTATCATCTCAACTACGACATCAATTTCAGGATCTGTGGCAAACTCCAAAGGGTTACTGACCCAACGCAAAGAGCTTATATCAAAACCACGATCTTTATTTTTATCACGAGATGATATAGCTACCACCTCTAAAGCCCGCCCACAACGCTTCTCAAGTAGTTCTTTCTGCTCATTCAACAACTTCACAGTACCAGCGCCAACCGTACCAAGCCCAGCTATAGCGATACGCAATTTATTACTCACCCTACATTCTCCAAATTTTTATCATACTTATTAGGATTAGCTTGCAAGAAATGTTTTATATTACGAATTGCCTGACGAATACGATATTTATTCTCAACCAAAGCTATGCGCACAAAACCCTCACCACCTTCACCAAACCCGATACCAGGAGCCACCGCCACATCAGCGTGCTCAAGCAATAATTTGGAAAACTCTAAACATCCTATATGTCTATATTTATCCGGTAATTTCGCCCATACAAACATTGAGGCTGCGGGCGCTTCAACTTGCCAACCAGCTTCCCTAAGCCCGTCTACTAATATGTCACGCCTTTCTTTATACATTGCCCTTAAATCATTAACATAATCCTGAGAACCGTTAAGAGCGGCAGCGGCGGCAACTTGTATGGGTAAAAACGTCCCATAATCAAGATATGATTTTATTTTAGTAAGAGCGGAAATAAGATTCTTATTGCCAACAGCAAATCCCATTCTCCAGCCCGCCATTGAGTAAGTCTTACTTACCGATGTGAATTCAACCGCTATATCCTTAGCTCCCTTAACCTGCAATATGGAAGGTGGCGGATTATTCTCATAATATATCTCACAATAAGCAAGATCTGAAATTACGTAAACACCATAATGCTTGCAAATATCAATCACTCGCTCAAAAAACCCAATATCAGCCACTTTGGCAGTTGGATTGCACGGATAATTAACAATAAGGGCGACCGGCTTACGCCCGCCATCATTAAATATCACCTCAAGCGCGCTAAAAAAATCCTCTCCCGTGCTATTTGGTACTGATACAACATCAGCTCCAGCTATTACAAAACCCCAAACATGGATCGGATAGCTTGGATCAGGAACCACAAAACGATCACCCGGCGCTGCCATCGCCGACGCCAAATTGGCAAGACCTTCTTTAGATCCTATTGTGACAACTACTTCTGTGTCAGGATCAACCTCCACACCAAAACGCCTGTTATAATAAGCCGCTTTTGCCTTACGCAAACCATGAATCCCCCGTGACAGCGAGTATCTATGAACCTTTGGATCTTTAAGAGTTTCTCTTAGCTTTTCTATAACATGTTGCGGCGGTTGAGAATCAGGGTTACCCATACCAAAATCTATAATATCACGCCCAGCGGCACGAGCTGCTGCCTTCAGCTTGTTCACTTCCGCAAACACGTAAGGAGGCAAACGGGAAATACGATAAAAATCCTGCTGCATATGCCTTTTTTAGCTAATTTGAGATGTTATGTTTCGTTCTAAGCTCTTTATAACGTGACGGACGCATGGTTTTTATAATGTCCGGTGAAGGAAGAGCGGAAGCATCTTCCAAAATCTCAGAAGCCGGAGTAAACACGTCATCAGTATCTTTACTTTGTTCTACTTCTTCTACAACTGGAGCAGACTCTTCCGTTTTATTACTAACTGTTTTATCAGCAATAGGTTGCGAGTCACTAGCGGAAGAATTCGCCGTAGAGTTATCCAACAACTCCTCCTCAACAAATTCCTCTGACTCATTATCAACTAAAGGAGGCGCTGGCATCGGCTTAGCGCTGATTGAGCCAAGCTCTTGTTCTTTCCCACCAACATCCTCAACTAGTGGTAAAGGCTGCGCTTCCTTCTTGTTCATATCATCGGTCTGTTTTACTGGCGCGTATACTTTCTTGTCACTAACGACCTCTTCCGCGGCATTTCCATGTTCGTCATCAGAACCTTCCTGCGGCTCTATTACAACATTTTCTTCCTCAAGTATAATAAACCTATCACCTTTTACACTACCCTTCACCTCAGAAGATACATCAAAAGGATTGGACGAGCTTGAGCTAGGTAAGCTCACTTTTTCAGATGAGCTGGAGGTAGTCTCATCACTAGGACTACTTCCCGCAACTTCACGCTCTAAAGCTTCTTTTTCTTTCAAAGCTTGATCTCTTGCATCTTCCAACTCAGAAAAATCCTGTTGCTGCTCATTTTTTATTCTTGCGAAATCATCCGGCACTTGCGGCACTGAAGACAATTTCGGAGCTGATGGCGCTGACGTATCACTTATACTGCCTAAAACTGTCCTATCAGAATCATCTTTTGAATCCTCAACAAACTCCGTTTTACCTTCACCAGCTTGGAAAATATCCTCATCCAAAATTTCTTCTTCTAAAACTTCCTCACCATACTGCTCATCATAAAAAATAGCGTCAGAAACCCCCTCTGGCAGATATGGATTACCCGGAAAAGGCTTACGCTGATTATCCGCTAACTCAGCCCCAGATTTTTTTTTATCATCAGAAGAAAAATCAAATAAATTAGAGAAAAAATCTCCTATATCGTTTCCAACTTCCTCTAAATCATCACCGATTGAGCTAGATTTTACCTCATTTCCATTCTCATCATAACTATCATAAGGAGTCAGAACCTTCTTTTCAGCGACCTCCTGCTGCTCATCATCTCCTTTGACTGATACTTCCTCATCCTCAACAGGATCCGCCGATTTCTCCGCCTCAGGATTTAATAACGGACTTCTTCTTGGGCCATCCACCACCTGTTCAGGACGCGGATCAGAAAAAAGCTCCGTAACAGACGCCCCCTGACAACCCCCTAACAAAAGAACTGTGCACGCCCCCAAATAAAGCTTACCACGATACGAATCAAATTTCTTAACCGCAAAAAAACGTCTATTTTTCATCAAACTTTTTATTAACATATCAGTCTCATCTTATATTTGTTTTAGCTTATTTCTTTATTTTGGCACTGTACAACGTTTAGTTAACCTAATTCCAGTTGCAGGGTAAAGCACAAAATGTTTATATACAAGCTATATATTATTGCAAAACATTTATACAGATACGCTTTTAATAATTCAAATTAAATTAACTATATGAATAATAATTTTTAATTAACAGTAAAATATATACTAAAAACACACAAACATACTCTAAAAACCATGGAAAAACTCATGCAAGCTCATAAGACTGATGGCTCATCAAACCATAACCCAACAGAACTAGCGAAAAATCTAGCGAAAATAGCAGAAAAATCACAACTTATAATACAGGAATTCCTTTCCCGTCAGGCACAGGACGCCGCGAATACACCTATTGACCCCCTCAATATCGTGAACGCCTATAGCGAACTTTTCACCCGCATGATGAGCGACCCTATAAGTGTCGCGGAAAAACAGATAAACCTATGGCATGATTATATGAAGCTGTGGGAGAACACCACAAAACGCTTAATGGGAAACGAAGAAGCGCCAATAATATCCCCTGATCGCCGTGACAAGCGTTTTAAGGATGAAACTTGGGAAAAAAATACTGTTTTTGACTTTATAAAACAATCTTACCTTATTTCATCACGCTGGATACAGAATTCAATCAAAGACGTTGAAGGACTGGAAGAACACGACGCAAAAAAGATAGATTTCTATACACGTCAATTTGTTGACGCGATGAGCCCTAGCAATTTTTTAATGACCAACCCAGAAGTCCTTAAAACAACTATAGAAAGCAACGGGGAAAATCTAGTAAATGGCTTGGAAAACCTGCTTGAGGACATAGAAAATAGCAAAAAAAATCTCCGTGTTAGTATGACCGATAGAAGCGCTTTCGTAGCGGGTAAAAATATCGCCAACACCAAAGGAAAAGTTATTTTCCGCAATGACCTCATGGAGCTAATCCAATATGAGCCAGCCACTAAGGATGTCTATAAAACTCCTCTGCTTGTCATGCCGGCTTGGATAAATAAATATTATATATTAGACCTCCAAGAAGGAAACTCCTATGTAAAATGGGCAGTTGAGCAAGGGCATACCGTATTCATAATATCATGGGTTAATCCAGACAGAAAGCTCGGAAAGAAAACTTTTGACGATTATATGAAAGAAGGACCACTTGCCGCTATAGAAGCTATTGAGCAAGCAACCGGAGAGAAAGAAGTAAACGTCGTCGCTTACTGTCTAGGCGGCACCCTTCTTTCAATAACCCTTGCTTGGTTACAAGCGAAAAAACAGCAAAATAAAATAAAATCCGCAACTTACTTAACCACAATGATAGATTTTAGTAATGCTGGAGAACTATCTGTATTCATAGATGAAGAACAAATAAAATTGCTGGAATCAAAAATGACCGAGCAAGGATACCTTGATGGCAGTGAGATGGCTATGACATTTAACATGTTACGCGCTAATGATTTAATCTGGTCTTTCGTTGTAAATAACTATCTTTTAGGAAAAGATCCTTTCCCGTTTGATCTATTATATTGGAACTCAGACTCAACTAGAATGCCAGCGACCATGCATAGTTTCTATCTACGCAATATGTATCAAAAGAATATGTTGCTTAAACCAAACGCGCTTACCATAGGCGGCGAGCCGATAGACCTACGTACGGTAAAAACTCCTGCTTATATGTTGTCAACTCGTGAAGATCATATAGCACCATGGCAATCAACTTACGCCGCTACTCAAATATTTTCTGGTGATATTCGTTTTGTACTTGCCGCTTCTGGCCATATAGCCGGAGTCATTAACCATCCCACAAAGAAAAAATATTGCTATTGGACTAATAAAAAATTGCCAAATTCTCCTGATGAATGGTTGAATTCAGCACAGCAAGAAGAAGGTTCGTGGTGGTCGGACTGGAATAAATGGCAACAGCAATTCTCTGGCGACAAAGTCCCAGCCCGAGTAATAGGGGAAGGTAAATTGAAACCGATAGAAGACGCTCCGGGAAGCTATGTGAAGGTTATGGTGTAAATTTGTACAGTATCTTTCAAAGATTCCTCCATTCGCTTACGCTCAGTCGTAATGACAATGTCATCCCGAGCGTAGTCGAGGGATCTTTTATATTCTCCTCCGAGATTTTCTACTGGAAGTTGTTTATATTTCGCTCCCGCAACCAACAAGTCCGACATCTGGTAATCACCTGTTTCCAAGGTCTTGCCAGCGGCGTTGTCCAAATCTTCCTGAATCATTTTCATCTGCTGGATAACAGCCCGTTTTGCTGTTTCAGGCTTATTCCCAGCCGCAATCGCCAAGATGCCTGCCAGATCACCTTTGAGATCGATATATAGACCTTCACCATTTTCTTTTGGTGTGAGCGTGATTTTTTCAATCAGCCCACGGATCAGGTCTGCCGCTTCATGTAAGTTCTCGCCTTCCGTCAGCGACTGAACGAGTTTGGAAATCTCGCGTTTGTAATAGC from Rickettsiales bacterium includes these protein-coding regions:
- a CDS encoding gamma-glutamyl-gamma-aminobutyrate hydrolase family protein codes for the protein MSKNKDFPRKERVLKIGITLDYEEKPTYSKKPWYAIRENYCTAVSDLGALALPLPHDVDKVEQYLELIDGLIITGGAFDVSPELYGQSNVHDTVVTKDNRTKFEFAITRGAIERKMPVLGICGGEQLLNVVLGGTLIQHIPDSVKGALEHEQKNPRDEAGHIIKITKNTLLARIAGKDTMNVNTAHHQAVDKVAPSLIVNSVSSDGVIEGVEMPEHPFCLGVQWHPEYHVDDADKRIFEAFLEACGSYN
- a CDS encoding MotA/TolQ/ExbB proton channel family protein, with the translated sequence MKKVVKTMSLATLAGTFFGFALIIGAIIHGTDNYLSFLSTEGFLIVVGGTIANAFMSYHANSVILAFQAIWHMIKKPKATREGLNSEIMLLIKWAYLVQSKGFAGLEGELGNKIKEPLLRYGIDLVITGYTPDQIRQMMNTIVESEFERSISPVIVLKNMASTAPAFGMVGTLVGMVIMLQNIQGDMTRIGLGLSVALLATLYGIIVARLLCLPAADKLMQKEEVMRFRNYMMTEGLVLLAEKQNPRFMQDKLNSFLDPEKHFNLDDYLSGKKSDSK
- a CDS encoding OmpA family protein; translation: MIPPKKKLEEENVDSWLMSYADMVTLLMSFFVIFVSVSEPKKERISMLSSGMGGKFGTVEIATPFDGVIKSIQGIIEKNQSFRDISVENSDKTVEMEISNSAFFKPSTADIEESKIPLLEEIVKSLKSVDFINYNIIIEGHTSNEQPKSGLYATNWELSGARAARLVRFFIENGIEPKTIRAVGLADTKPKVNNKDINGNPIPQNQEKNERMLIKLERL
- a CDS encoding homoserine dehydrogenase; amino-acid sequence: MSNKLRIAIAGLGTVGAGTVKLLNEQKELLEKRCGRALEVVAISSRDKNKDRGFDISSLRWVSNPLEFATDPEIDVVVEMIGGSEGVARDLIESALSNGKSVVTANKALVAHHGSRLAKIAEHNNAMLAFEAAVAGGTPIIKTMRDGLSANRFSRVVGILNGTSNYILTNMRESGRDFAEVLKEAQELGYAEADPTFDIGGIDAAHKAAILTSLAYGYAPSMDDIYIEGISHISQRDMIFADELGYVIKLLGISINTSEGVRQRVHPCMIAKDSMLASVRGAYNAILVDGDFVGQIFLEGKGAGAESTASAVVADIIDIARGVSYKPFILPYDKLESGNFVGIDTLRGSYYLRLEVNDKIGVLADITSIFEKHEISLRSFIQHSHEDDEPVQLVLTTHETMESSMIKAISDIEALESVLTKPNMIRIAEF
- a CDS encoding LL-diaminopimelate aminotransferase → MQQDFYRISRLPPYVFAEVNKLKAAARAAGRDIIDFGMGNPDSQPPQHVIEKLRETLKDPKVHRYSLSRGIHGLRKAKAAYYNRRFGVEVDPDTEVVVTIGSKEGLANLASAMAAPGDRFVVPDPSYPIHVWGFVIAGADVVSVPNSTGEDFFSALEVIFNDGGRKPVALIVNYPCNPTAKVADIGFFERVIDICKHYGVYVISDLAYCEIYYENNPPPSILQVKGAKDIAVEFTSVSKTYSMAGWRMGFAVGNKNLISALTKIKSYLDYGTFLPIQVAAAAALNGSQDYVNDLRAMYKERRDILVDGLREAGWQVEAPAASMFVWAKLPDKYRHIGCLEFSKLLLEHADVAVAPGIGFGEGGEGFVRIALVENKYRIRQAIRNIKHFLQANPNKYDKNLENVG
- the phaC gene encoding class I poly(R)-hydroxyalkanoic acid synthase, which produces MQAHKTDGSSNHNPTELAKNLAKIAEKSQLIIQEFLSRQAQDAANTPIDPLNIVNAYSELFTRMMSDPISVAEKQINLWHDYMKLWENTTKRLMGNEEAPIISPDRRDKRFKDETWEKNTVFDFIKQSYLISSRWIQNSIKDVEGLEEHDAKKIDFYTRQFVDAMSPSNFLMTNPEVLKTTIESNGENLVNGLENLLEDIENSKKNLRVSMTDRSAFVAGKNIANTKGKVIFRNDLMELIQYEPATKDVYKTPLLVMPAWINKYYILDLQEGNSYVKWAVEQGHTVFIISWVNPDRKLGKKTFDDYMKEGPLAAIEAIEQATGEKEVNVVAYCLGGTLLSITLAWLQAKKQQNKIKSATYLTTMIDFSNAGELSVFIDEEQIKLLESKMTEQGYLDGSEMAMTFNMLRANDLIWSFVVNNYLLGKDPFPFDLLYWNSDSTRMPATMHSFYLRNMYQKNMLLKPNALTIGGEPIDLRTVKTPAYMLSTREDHIAPWQSTYAATQIFSGDIRFVLAASGHIAGVINHPTKKKYCYWTNKKLPNSPDEWLNSAQQEEGSWWSDWNKWQQQFSGDKVPARVIGEGKLKPIEDAPGSYVKVMV